GAGTGAACGCCACACCCCAACAGGCTCAGGAGATGCACGCTTTTATCCGAAGCCTGATAGAAAAAAGGTTTGGAAATACGATAGCACAAAATATGACTTTGCTCTATGGAGGCAGCGTCAATCCGGCTAATGCCACTTCCTTGTTTAACCAGACTGATGTGGATGGCGGATTGGTGGGCGGAGCCTCTCTCAAGGCTGACGATTTCGTCAAAATCATCCGCGCCCTAGCCTGAAAGCCTTTACATGGATTACCTGGAAATTTCTTTCGCCCCTTTGAGTTCTGATCAAAAAGAGGTGCTTGCCGCTCTCCTTACAGCACTGCACTTTGAAGGAATCCAGGAGGAAGATACCCTGCTGAAAGGGTACATTTTAAAAAAGAATTTTAATGAAAACAGCCTGGTCCGCATGCTGCAAAGCACAACACTGACCCGTGAGCTGACATTCCGGTGCAGGGAGCTACCTACCATCAACTGGAATCTGGTGTGGGAACAGAGTTATCAGCCGGTTACCATAGCCCGACAGGTCCGCATACGTGCCTCCTTCCACAATCCAGACCCTGATTATCCGCTTGAGATTCTGATTGATCCACAGATGTCATTTGGCACCGGCCATCATGAAACCACCCAACTGATGATCACGCTGATGCTGGATTTGTCTTTGCAGGAAAAAACGGTACTGGATTTTGGCTGTGGCACCGGCATTCTTTCCATTCTGGCATTCAAAAGGGGAGCAAAACACATTACAGCCCTGGATGTAGATATGTGGGCTTCCCTCAACACCCAAAGCAATTTTGAAAAAAACAACGTGCGCAATGCTGTCGTTATACAGGGCTCTGCCTCCGGCATTCCGGAAAAGCAGTTTGATATTATTCTGGCTAATGTGAACAAAAACGTTATCATCCAACACATGGAAATGTTAGCTTGCAGACTTGCTCAGGGAGGGGTAATTCTGTTCAGCGGGCTACTGAAACCGGATGAACAAGAGGTGATACAAGCTGCCGGTAAGGCAGGTCTTTTATTTCAAAAAAAGAAAATAAAAAAAGAATGGATCGCTTTAAGCTTCACCAAAAGCTGATTGTAGTTGCCCTTGGAGCATTCTTTCTGCTCGCTCATCCGAAAATTTTGGCACAGCAGATTACAGCATTTTCTGAAGAGCCCGGGCAGTTAGTCCGCGAGCTGAGTGACTTCCTGAAAGCTTCTAAAAGAGAAGATTGCATGGCAACGGCAACAGAGCTGACAGCCAATCACAAATCCGGCAAGCTTACCTCCCTGCTGCCTGACATCCGCACTACCGCTAACATCATGCTTGCCCGCAACATGCGCGCCTATCCACATTTCAATGCTTACTTCTCTGCAGTGAACCATTTCATTACATCCGGCAAACCTGAAACACTATTCAGAGATTGGTCGGCAAACCTGAACAAGGTAATTGAAGCCCAGCGCAGAGGAGAAACCAAAGATTTTATGGCTTTCGTAAGTTTCTTTGACGGTTTGGTTTCCCAAAATGCCATCTACCTGAGCAACTCCAAAAGCTGGTTTGCTCCGGCTTCCGGTTTAAATCTGACTTATGATAGTGTTCCCCGGGCAATATTTTCTTCTACTGACCTTATTGCTGCAAGCGCTTCCGACACCATAATGATTCGCGGTACCTCCGGCAGCTTTCTTCCCCTTGAATCAAAATGGGTCGGAAAGGGCGGTTTGATAGACTGGAGCAGAGCGGGTCTGGATGCCAGCCGGGTTTATGCTGAACTGGGCCCCTACGCATTGGATGTTTCCAGGGCAGAATTCAAAATAGATTCAGTTACTTTTTATCATAAAGATTATTTTGACTTTTCTCTCCTTGGCAGCCTAACCGATAAGCTGGTAGCCCAGAAAAATGAAATCAGTTACCCGCGGTTTGAATCTTATCGTAAAGACCTTGCAATTAAAGACATTACCCCGAATGTTCGCTACGTGGGCGGATTCGCCCTCTACGGCAATAAAGTGATAGGTACCGGTGATGACTATAATAAAGCAACGCTGGAATTTTTCAATTCTCAGGGGCAGAAGATCATCCAGGCCAAATCCAAACAGATACTGCTGCGGAAAACCGAAAGCCTCTCGGCCGATAGAGCTGAAGTATCTCTTTATATGGGTAAAGACTCCATTTACCACCCTGGACTCAATATCGTATATAAAATAAAACTTAAAGAGATTAATCTCTACCGCGGCACAGAGGGCATTGCTGCCACTCCTTTCTTTGATTCATATCATCAAATGGAAATTAAAACAGACGCCATAGTCTGGAAAGTGGACGAACCCTACGTCAATATTAAAATGATGAGCGGAGCCGGAAAGGCTGCGGCCATCTTTACTTCCAACAACTTCTTCCGGTATGGCGAGCTGCAAAAGTTTCAGGGTGTGATGGACTTCAACCCCATCTCCACCATTTTTACCTATGCTACCAAAAACCAAACCCGCGAAATCCTGGCTGAAGACCTCGCAAAAAAAATGAATCCCAACTATAGCGAAGCAACTATCAGAGGATTGCTGTACAAAATGGTTGAGGAGGGCTTCATCTTCTATGACGAAGACCGCGGGCTCATTACCGTGCTGGACAAAGTGTTCAACTATATTGCAGCCAATCGCCCCAAAGACCCCATTGATTATGATGTGATCCAAATACAATCGTTCAGTCCAAGTCTTAACGGTATCATGAGCTTTGACAATAAAAACATTGACCTGGTTGGAGTCAAAGAGGTGATCCTCAGTGATTCACAGAACGTGTTTATCTATCCGGACAGTCAGAAACTCGGACTTCTACAAAACCGCAACATGGCATTTTCCGGAAAGGTGTCTGCCGGCCGTATTGATTTCACCGGCACTGGCTTTCTTTTTGACTATGACAGCTTCTCCATTGACCTCACTAACCTGGCTGCCGCTCTTATTTGGGTCCCCTCTGGAAAAAAAGACAAATACGGCAACGAACTCCTGCTACCCATGAAATCACAAATTGAAGGCCTTACCGGCTACCTGAATATTGATAAGCCCGATAATAAATCAGGAAGAAAAAACTTCCCCAACTACCCCATCTTCACCAACCTGGAAAAATCTTATGTGTACTATGATGATTCTTTGATTTTCGGAGGCACCTACGTACGCGACCGTTTCTATTTTCTGCTTGACCCCTTCGTGTTTGACAGTCTGGATAATTTCAATCCCTACCTGTCTGATTTCAACGGAGAATTTTTTTCTGCTGATATCTTCCCGAGTTTTCCCGAAAACCTGAAAATTCAGGATGACCTTTCCTTCGGCTTCAAGCGTACCACTCCCGAAAAAGGCTATCCGCTCTATAAAGGGAAGGCCACCTTCAACGATTCCATTTTCCTCAGCAATCAGGGACTGCGTGGGAAAGGACGCATCAAATATCTTTTTAACAAAATTGAGTCCGACAGCATCATTTTTTTCCCCGACTCCCTGTATGCCTTTGCTCAAAGCTTTCTGATGGACAAAACCATCCATGAAGGCATCACCTTCCCCTATGTGAAAGGAACTGACAATGAAATACAATGGTATCCCTATATGGATAGCATGTACATCCGGATGACTGATAAACCCTTTGTCATGTATGATTCAGCTACACTGAAAGGAAATTTATACTTCACCAAAAAAGGCCTCAAAGGCAGCGGTGACTTTGAGTTCAGAGAAGCCGCCCTGGCCTCCAACCTTTTTAACTTTCAGTCTGAATCACTGGATGCCGATACTCTTAGTCTGGTTATAAAATCTATCACGGAAGATAAAGTAACCTTCAATACACCCAACGTCCGCGGACGGGTAGATTTTGTCAAACGCGAGGGGGAATTCAAATCCAATGTAGAAAACATCCCCACCGAATTTGCCAACAACCAGTACCGCACTTCCATCAACGAATTCTTCTGGGACATGGATGGCAATTTTCTTGATTTTAAAGCTCCTCCGGGTAGCGAGGGCGTGTACTTTATTTCTACCCGCCCCGATCAGGACTCCCTCAAATTTCTGGGCAAACGTGCATTCTTTGATATGTCCACCTCCATTATCCGCGTTGACAGCGTTCCTGAAATTCGCGTGGCAGATGCCAAAATCATTCCTGATAAAAAAAGGGCAACTATTCTTCCCGGTGGCTTGCTGGATACTTTAAAGAATGCCGTTGTGATTTTTGATACCCTATCAGAAAGAAATAAAGTCTACAATGCCACCGTGGCTATTCAAAGCAGAAATACATTCACCGGCAACGGCATTATGGATTATCAAATCAGCTCCTTAAAACCCTATCAGATTATCATTCACGACATGGGAGTAAAAGAAGTAAAGGAGCGGAAAAAAACTTTGTATTATACCTACGCCAATGGTACACTGGAAGAAGCCGAAAGCTTCCTGCTGCATCCGAAAATCACTTTCCAGGGCACCGTGAGTCTTACCAACAAAAACAAGCACCCTTACTTTTCCGGCTTTGGCCTGCTGGACCTGGCAAACAAAAATATACCGACCAGCTGGTTTCAAATCGCTGACGAAGTAAACACCGATACATTCTTTCTGCATTATGATCATCCTCTCAGCACCGACAGCTCTCGCCTGTTTACAGGCATTTTTTACAGCCCCTACGATTCCCTTACGACTCTTTATGCTTCCATCATGAACCCTCTACGCTCCAAGAAAGACCTCCGCATTCTGGATACACGAGGCATTCTTAAATATGATGAGAAAAACAAAATCTTTTATTTTGGTGATGAAAACAAAATCAACAACGGAGCCCTCAGAGGCAACATGCTGCGCTACGAAGAAAAGCGCAACCTCATCTGGGCAGAAGGCAAGCTGGATTTTAACCTTAACCTGGAGCCTATTAAACTGACTGCCTCAGGCTCTGTAGCAAATGAGCTGGATTCAAACAAATTCACCTTCAACACCTTTCTTGCCCTGGGCATCCCTATGCATAAAGACATCATAGAGTTCTTTGGCAAAGACATGACGATACTTACGCTGGACCGCCCCAATATTGATTATGGCGCCCCCGCTTTTGAAAAAGCCCTGGCTGAAATTGCCGATGAAAAGAGAGCCGCCAAAACCATTGAGGAGCTGAGAAAAACCGGTCAGTTTCTCAGGATAAAAGAGCTCAATGATTTCAATCTTATTATCAGCAATGTAAAGCTGATTTATGAACCTTATTATCAAACCTACCGCTCTGAAGGCCCCATAGGCTTGTCTTACATAGGCCCTTCCGGCATACACAAATATGTGAATGGTTATGTTGAACTGGGATACCGTAAAAACAACGACTTCTTTAATATTTACTTTGAGCTGGATGCCGACAACTGGTATTTCATCAGCTTCAACAATAAAATTCTGCAAATCTTATCGTCCAATAAAGATTTTAATATGCTACTGGCTTCTATCGTTCCGCAAAATCGTAAAGAAGAGCTGGCAAAGGAAGAATTTTATCTGTACACCGCTACCACCTACAAAAAAATGCAGGATTTCCTTTATCGCATGAAACTTATAGCTCAGGGCATAAAGGTAGAACAAGAGCCCCTCACAGAAGAAGAAGATTTTCAGCTTGAACTGGAACAAATCAAAAAAGAACTTTTGAAAATTCAGGAAGACACCCTCACACCACAGCCTCCCTCGCCACCGGCAGGCAAAAAAGGCAAACAGCCCGCTGAAGAGATAGGATTTATACAGGAAGAAACTATTCCTCAGGAACAGCCCGATTACATGCCCGTGCGCCTGGAAGATTTCCTGAAAGAGGAAAAGGCGAATGATTCCATTGCAACGCCTGATAAAAACCAACCGGAGAAAAAAAGCAAAAAGAAAGAATTACGCGAGCAGCAGGTAAAAGAACAAAACCATGATCCCTATGCGGAAGACCAGCTCCCCGCAGAGAACGACACCCAGCTGCCGAAAGAGGAAGAAAAATCTGCCGAAACACAACCGGCCAAGAAAAAGAAGACCAAAGAAGAAAGCTTCCCCGACACCGAACCGGCAGCACCGCAGCCAAATGCCCCGCATGAGGAACCTGCATTGCAAAACAGTGATGATGCTCCCAGCGACTTTGAGCAGATCATGGGCGGACAAAACAAGAAGAAAAAAAAGAAAAACGAATAAACTACCTCCCTCTCCTCAACAGAAGCGCACACCCGCGGGTCCTCTTGCGCCAGGTTTGCCCTTATTATTACGCAGAACTCAGAAGGAACTATTTCCGAATATTTCGTTAAAACCAATAATTTCCCTAAATTGTAGCTTCCTTGAGTATCCTTAAAGCTACAACTGCCCTCACTGATGCTCTTTATCCGTTCGGCAAAGAAAAAAACCGAACCGGATGCGGAACTGATTCAGAAATACCGCAACTCCGGTGACAGCGCTTACATTGGAGACCTCTTTCAGCGCTACACTCATCTTGTATTTGGAGTATGCCTGAAGTATTTGAAAAATAAAGAAGACAGCCGCGATGCGGTCATGGAAGTGTTTGAAAAAATCCTTACCGAGCTAAAACGCCATGAAGTGGAAAATTTCCGTCCATGGCTATACTTTGTTACCCGCAATCATTGCCTGATGAAGTTACGTCAGGAAGCCTCAGCCCGCAATCATGCTGAAGGATACCGCAGATTTATGGCGGATTTTATGGAATTTGAAGATGTAGCACATCTTCTTAATGGAAAAGCCGGTTCCGGGCAAATAGAAAGTTTTTTACAGACCAGCATTGATAACCTGCGTGAAGAGCAACGGCACTGCATTATGTTGTTCTACTTTGAAAATAAATCGTATGAGGAGATTGCGCTGCACACCGGCTATAGCATGATGCAGGTAAAAAGCTTTTTGCAGAATGGCAAACGTAACCTGAAAATTCAGCTTCAGCACCGTTATGGCAAATGAAACACGCAACATGCGCATGTTTGATGAAAACGGTATCCTTACCGAAGAAATCATGCTTGCCTACGTGAGCGGCAGATTATCCGCACAAGCGAATGAAGATGTAGAAAAACATCTTGCTGAAAGTGCACTGTACATGGAGGCCATCGAAGGGATGAGCCATTTGCCGGCCGAAGAAGTAGCAGAGCTGCTTCGGCATATCAATC
The Chitinophagales bacterium genome window above contains:
- the prmA gene encoding ribosomal protein L11 methyltransferase produces the protein MDYLEISFAPLSSDQKEVLAALLTALHFEGIQEEDTLLKGYILKKNFNENSLVRMLQSTTLTRELTFRCRELPTINWNLVWEQSYQPVTIARQVRIRASFHNPDPDYPLEILIDPQMSFGTGHHETTQLMITLMLDLSLQEKTVLDFGCGTGILSILAFKRGAKHITALDVDMWASLNTQSNFEKNNVRNAVVIQGSASGIPEKQFDIILANVNKNVIIQHMEMLACRLAQGGVILFSGLLKPDEQEVIQAAGKAGLLFQKKKIKKEWIALSFTKS
- a CDS encoding DNA-directed RNA polymerase sigma-70 factor — its product is MLFIRSAKKKTEPDAELIQKYRNSGDSAYIGDLFQRYTHLVFGVCLKYLKNKEDSRDAVMEVFEKILTELKRHEVENFRPWLYFVTRNHCLMKLRQEASARNHAEGYRRFMADFMEFEDVAHLLNGKAGSGQIESFLQTSIDNLREEQRHCIMLFYFENKSYEEIALHTGYSMMQVKSFLQNGKRNLKIQLQHRYGK